The following proteins are co-located in the Legionella busanensis genome:
- a CDS encoding helix-turn-helix domain-containing protein encodes MSTTTIMDEVNQTPDSPGLQLARLREKKGFTQEYVAGKLHLRVKVIELLESDDYDNMPEPVFIKGYLRAYAKLLGVSPEPFLQIFNSRYIYERKPEKALWQSRRETNRGERFVRWFTGLVAIAAMVAIGLWWQKNKDSMQPVFTKHQETANPVKPTINAQNEVPETKLTALSRMQSMFATSDSDNDDVVEKQSG; translated from the coding sequence ATGAGTACAACAACAATAATGGATGAGGTGAATCAAACGCCCGACAGTCCAGGTTTACAATTGGCACGACTTCGCGAAAAAAAGGGGTTTACCCAAGAGTATGTAGCAGGAAAATTGCATTTAAGAGTTAAAGTAATTGAACTACTCGAGTCTGATGATTATGACAATATGCCGGAGCCGGTATTTATAAAGGGTTATTTGCGTGCTTATGCGAAATTGTTAGGGGTCTCTCCTGAACCTTTTCTACAAATTTTTAATAGTCGCTATATCTATGAACGAAAACCTGAAAAAGCATTATGGCAAAGCAGGCGGGAAACAAATAGAGGTGAGCGTTTCGTGCGTTGGTTTACAGGGCTTGTAGCTATTGCAGCAATGGTAGCCATTGGATTATGGTGGCAGAAAAATAAAGATAGTATGCAGCCTGTGTTTACAAAGCATCAAGAAACAGCAAACCCAGTCAAACCTACGATAAATGCACAAAATGAAGTGCCTGAAACAAAACTAACAGCCCTTTCAAGAATGCAGTCAATGTTTGCTACAAGCGACAGTGATAATGATGATGTGGTGGAGAAGCAGAGTGGTTGA
- a CDS encoding DUF4385 domain-containing protein: protein MDKTSYANKYRNIDFRAHPELYTIGKGEQGVLIAEPYKSEILPHWRFKTPEIAQKSAEAIYELYLDYREKNDFVGMDMARKFLQMGFTRSRRYANHADGRKYNNDGTIKAQDSHSESSPKAQSAQIFLSVYHKVINDNQYQQMKKAHLLLEKKRTT, encoded by the coding sequence ATGGATAAGACTTCCTATGCTAATAAGTATCGTAATATAGACTTCAGGGCGCATCCTGAGCTTTATACTATTGGGAAAGGTGAGCAGGGTGTATTAATTGCTGAGCCTTATAAAAGTGAAATTCTCCCTCATTGGCGATTTAAAACACCAGAAATTGCGCAAAAATCTGCCGAGGCGATTTATGAGTTATATTTAGATTATCGTGAAAAAAATGATTTTGTAGGCATGGATATGGCAAGGAAATTTCTGCAAATGGGCTTTACACGCTCAAGGCGATATGCCAATCATGCTGATGGACGTAAGTATAATAATGACGGCACAATAAAGGCGCAAGATAGTCATTCTGAAAGTTCTCCTAAAGCTCAATCAGCTCAAATTTTTCTTTCTGTTTATCATAAAGTGATAAATGATAATCAATATCAACAAATGAAAAAGGCACATTTGCTGTTAGAAAAGAAGAGAACGACCTAA
- the rlmN gene encoding 23S rRNA (adenine(2503)-C(2))-methyltransferase RlmN, with translation MSNKINLLNFNYQQMREFFHQLGEKPFRAQQVMQWIHQYGFDDFSLMTNLGKSLREQLSEVAEIRLPEITSWQKSNDGTYKWLLKLECNNCIETVFIPEKNRGTLCVSSQVGCALNCSFCSTAKQGFNRNLSTAEIIGQVWLAVRELSKSKGVHDKQVTNVVMMGMGEPLLNFDNVVTAMDIMMDDFAYGLSKRRVTLSTSGVLPDLERLREVSPVALAVSLHAPNDKLRDELVPINKKYPLAELMALCKRYFKDEPRRKVTFEYVMLKGVNDQPEHAFQLVKLLHNIPAKVNLIPFNPFPLTQYERSPEATINKFRDILIAKGINTITRKTRGDDIDAACGQLAGSVKDKTSRSSRWQKLHFKPLDTAKQEQ, from the coding sequence ATGAGTAATAAGATTAACTTGTTGAATTTTAACTATCAACAGATGCGAGAGTTTTTTCACCAATTAGGTGAAAAACCATTTCGCGCGCAACAAGTTATGCAATGGATTCATCAATATGGTTTTGATGATTTCTCTCTAATGACTAACCTTGGTAAATCGCTTCGTGAACAATTATCAGAAGTTGCTGAAATTCGTCTGCCAGAGATTACTTCCTGGCAAAAATCAAATGATGGGACCTACAAGTGGCTATTAAAACTTGAATGCAATAATTGTATTGAAACAGTTTTCATTCCTGAAAAAAACCGTGGGACCCTTTGTGTATCTTCTCAAGTAGGTTGTGCGTTGAACTGTAGTTTTTGCTCGACTGCAAAGCAAGGTTTTAATCGTAATTTATCAACAGCAGAGATTATTGGCCAAGTATGGTTAGCCGTACGCGAACTTTCGAAAAGTAAAGGTGTCCATGATAAACAGGTCACTAATGTAGTTATGATGGGTATGGGCGAGCCCTTACTTAATTTTGATAATGTTGTAACTGCGATGGATATTATGATGGATGATTTCGCATATGGACTATCTAAGCGCAGGGTTACACTTAGTACATCAGGTGTGTTACCTGATTTAGAGCGTTTACGAGAAGTAAGCCCGGTTGCATTAGCTGTTTCACTGCATGCACCAAATGATAAGTTACGTGATGAACTAGTTCCAATTAATAAAAAATATCCTTTGGCTGAACTAATGGCACTTTGTAAACGTTATTTTAAAGATGAGCCACGCCGCAAAGTGACCTTTGAATATGTCATGCTCAAAGGCGTTAATGATCAACCGGAACATGCTTTCCAGTTAGTTAAACTTTTGCATAATATCCCTGCTAAGGTTAATCTAATTCCATTTAATCCTTTTCCTTTAACTCAATATGAACGTTCCCCAGAAGCGACAATTAATAAATTTCGAGATATTTTAATAGCTAAAGGCATTAATACCATTACTCGTAAAACGCGAGGGGATGATATTGATGCAGCCTGCGGTCAATTAGCCGGCTCTGTTAAAGATAAAACCAGTCGCTCATCAAGATGGCAAAAACTACATTTCAAACCCCTAGATACTGCAAAACAAGAACAATAA
- a CDS encoding ankyrin repeat domain-containing protein → MPNHPHQSLLNLYNALRYPKAEGLCHAFSLRWLEAALLGDKELQCFEKRMELITSNKLETLLQDINDVKAKKGENLTQVDRKILEILSFLDSVALFTKPKKWSFLINQKLDNQDQFVDISALASTEAIRYQGGLKAPYSESLILNDEEIKAYLSDLGKQLEKASEEPSSKKFIGVLLSGEGHAVALIYKPGGGWIYRDSNEWLEGVSQKPEGYPYPSVLEKIRRGFTNSNEFIAFNAQLVLTGSDPRSLLLEKKLEEFKKCHLITEEIALRQTKTVNLLYYAALSNHFTIVDSLIKAGTNLNQVDAEKRTPLYMATSLKRGEIIKILSKAGANVNQKNDENSTPIYLAAQNGDTEIVEILAQCKADLDEVWADGGNITPLIIAAYKGHLEVVEKLIKYGAAINRATIQGATAVFVAAQNGYFPIVELLLKANADCSIQVKMTVKEFVSNLQNKTYNKVYLDSFLNGKEDTAEILIAPYDIAKIMGHEKMADLIKKHIRKIDSCLHKLWSQSSNTIPFFFQKINKDKDELSELEDPMVGCSVT, encoded by the coding sequence ATGCCAAATCACCCTCATCAATCTTTACTAAATTTATATAATGCCTTGCGTTATCCTAAGGCGGAGGGTTTATGCCACGCTTTTTCGTTGCGCTGGTTAGAAGCTGCTTTATTGGGTGATAAAGAACTTCAATGCTTTGAAAAGCGAATGGAACTTATAACCTCAAACAAGCTAGAAACTTTGTTACAAGACATTAATGATGTTAAGGCAAAGAAGGGTGAAAATCTAACGCAAGTAGACCGTAAAATACTTGAGATTTTGAGTTTTCTTGATAGTGTAGCTTTGTTTACTAAACCAAAAAAATGGTCCTTTTTAATTAATCAAAAACTTGATAATCAAGATCAATTTGTCGATATAAGTGCTTTAGCTTCTACTGAAGCAATACGATATCAAGGAGGATTAAAAGCGCCCTATTCAGAGTCATTAATACTTAATGATGAAGAAATTAAAGCTTATTTGAGTGACTTAGGTAAGCAGTTAGAAAAAGCGTCAGAAGAGCCATCTTCTAAAAAATTTATAGGCGTTTTATTATCTGGTGAAGGGCATGCTGTAGCTTTAATTTATAAACCAGGCGGTGGATGGATATATCGAGATAGTAATGAGTGGCTAGAAGGTGTATCTCAGAAACCCGAAGGCTATCCATATCCATCCGTGTTAGAAAAAATTAGGCGAGGTTTTACTAATAGTAATGAATTTATAGCCTTTAATGCTCAACTTGTATTGACTGGTTCTGATCCACGTAGTTTACTTCTAGAAAAAAAATTAGAAGAATTTAAAAAGTGTCATCTTATTACAGAAGAGATAGCTCTAAGGCAAACAAAAACAGTCAATTTACTGTATTATGCTGCTTTATCTAACCACTTTACTATTGTAGATTCTTTAATAAAAGCTGGCACCAATTTAAATCAAGTCGATGCTGAAAAAAGAACGCCTCTTTATATGGCTACTAGTTTAAAAAGAGGTGAGATAATTAAAATTCTTTCTAAAGCTGGTGCTAATGTAAATCAAAAGAATGATGAAAATTCAACCCCAATTTATTTAGCTGCGCAAAATGGAGATACAGAAATAGTAGAAATTTTAGCTCAGTGTAAAGCAGATTTAGATGAGGTTTGGGCTGATGGCGGTAATATAACCCCTCTCATTATTGCAGCTTACAAGGGGCATCTTGAAGTTGTAGAAAAACTAATTAAGTACGGTGCAGCTATTAATAGAGCGACTATACAAGGTGCAACAGCAGTTTTTGTAGCGGCGCAAAATGGTTATTTTCCTATTGTAGAGTTACTATTAAAAGCTAATGCTGATTGTAGTATTCAAGTAAAAATGACAGTTAAAGAATTTGTCTCTAACTTGCAGAACAAAACCTACAACAAAGTATATCTAGACTCATTCCTTAATGGTAAAGAAGATACTGCCGAGATTTTAATTGCTCCTTATGATATAGCTAAAATTATGGGGCATGAAAAGATGGCAGATTTAATTAAGAAGCATATCCGAAAAATTGACTCTTGTTTACATAAACTATGGAGTCAAAGTTCAAATACAATACCATTTTTTTTTCAAAAGATTAATAAGGATAAAGACGAGCTATCAGAGCTAGAAGACCCTATGGTAGGTTGCTCAGTAACATGA
- a CDS encoding tRNA-(ms[2]io[6]A)-hydroxylase, translated as MFSVPLQSIPDFSSFLRVPTPRAWLEIAIANIPLLLLDHAHCERKAAANAINFMSKYPAYPELVNMMSPLAREELLHFEKVLTIMAERNIGFGPLPPSNYAQHLHLLAAKQNTPERLCDLLLIGAIIEARSCERFNALVPKLTNEPQLARFYATLVKAEARHFEDYLKLAHLYGKHTEKRLDYFLSVENELIAGSDTVFRFHSGIPVLS; from the coding sequence ATGTTTAGCGTACCTCTTCAAAGTATACCTGATTTTTCTTCTTTTTTACGTGTACCTACACCACGAGCATGGCTAGAAATCGCCATAGCAAATATTCCCTTGTTGCTGCTAGATCATGCGCATTGCGAACGAAAGGCTGCTGCTAATGCCATAAATTTTATGAGTAAGTATCCAGCCTATCCAGAATTAGTCAATATGATGTCACCTTTAGCCCGGGAAGAATTACTTCATTTTGAAAAGGTTCTAACTATTATGGCTGAACGAAATATTGGATTTGGCCCCTTACCGCCCTCAAATTATGCTCAACATCTACATTTGTTAGCCGCAAAGCAAAATACGCCTGAGCGTTTATGTGATTTATTACTAATTGGAGCCATCATTGAAGCCCGGTCTTGTGAACGCTTTAATGCCTTAGTTCCTAAACTGACTAACGAACCTCAATTAGCCAGGTTTTATGCAACCCTGGTAAAAGCAGAAGCAAGACATTTTGAAGATTATTTAAAGCTTGCTCATTTATATGGCAAGCACACTGAAAAGCGTTTAGATTACTTTCTTAGCGTTGAAAATGAATTAATTGCAGGTTCAGATACAGTATTCCGCTTTCATAGCGGAATACCAGTTTTATCTTAG
- the minC gene encoding septum site-determining protein MinC, with the protein MIDNSLKTQVFKLKGRLYTFTVLQLLSTDKDLFAQQLDEVVAQAPKLFNKTPVVIDCSALQNEDFDLDSFCQYLRLHSIFPVGIQGANSFIATLAQSQGMAVLYASSTHDKPLNDTPSEQMLSGETQTVSSDESKAKLLTTPVRSGQQVVSKGGDLIITASVSHGAELLADGNIHVYGALRGRALAGISGDKNARIFCQSLEAELVSIAGFYRLSDAIQPQDKPCQIFLQDEHILIEPLC; encoded by the coding sequence ATGATAGATAATTCATTGAAAACACAAGTATTTAAGCTTAAAGGTAGATTATATACCTTTACGGTCCTTCAATTGCTAAGCACAGATAAGGATTTATTTGCTCAGCAATTAGATGAAGTGGTAGCGCAAGCGCCTAAATTATTTAATAAAACACCTGTTGTGATTGATTGTAGCGCCTTACAAAATGAAGACTTTGATTTAGACTCTTTTTGTCAATATCTACGTCTGCATAGTATTTTCCCAGTTGGTATTCAAGGCGCTAATTCATTTATTGCAACATTAGCTCAATCACAAGGGATGGCTGTTTTGTATGCTTCTTCTACACATGATAAGCCTTTGAATGATACCCCTTCAGAACAAATGCTAAGTGGAGAAACACAGACGGTGAGTTCTGATGAGTCAAAGGCAAAATTATTAACAACCCCAGTGCGATCAGGCCAACAAGTGGTTAGTAAGGGCGGCGATCTCATCATTACTGCCTCGGTAAGCCATGGAGCAGAGCTATTGGCCGATGGTAATATCCACGTCTATGGTGCTCTTCGTGGACGAGCATTAGCTGGTATATCAGGTGATAAAAATGCCCGTATTTTTTGTCAATCGTTGGAGGCAGAACTTGTTTCGATTGCAGGGTTTTATCGCTTAAGTGATGCAATTCAGCCACAAGATAAGCCTTGCCAAATTTTCTTGCAAGATGAGCATATTTTAATTGAGCCACTATGTTAG
- a CDS encoding UDP-2,3-diacylglucosamine diphosphatase yields MLEAVFISDLHLHPNEELIYNRFKSFIRWAAINTRTVYILGDFFHAWAGDDTLEEWSIAVAAALKSLVNQGINVFFMHGNRDFLVGRQFAAKAGMTLLKEPTIITLVDKPVLLVHGDRYCIYDKAHQRFRKLTRNDLFVTLFSFIPRRIRQKMVNRVRQHSQNNRTKSTAMMAIEPKAMLSHMQQHQVKTLIHGHTHQPGLVKHTFQGDQFEQYVLSDWDDKPQILCYHKAKGFYFNQILL; encoded by the coding sequence ATGTTAGAAGCTGTATTTATTTCAGATTTACATTTGCACCCTAATGAAGAATTAATATATAACAGATTTAAATCCTTTATTAGATGGGCGGCTATAAATACACGCACTGTGTATATATTAGGTGATTTTTTTCATGCTTGGGCTGGTGATGACACGCTTGAGGAATGGAGTATAGCTGTTGCAGCTGCCCTTAAATCGCTAGTAAATCAAGGAATTAATGTATTTTTCATGCATGGTAATCGAGATTTTTTAGTTGGGAGACAATTTGCAGCTAAGGCGGGTATGACATTATTAAAAGAGCCTACGATTATCACCTTAGTAGATAAACCCGTTTTATTAGTACATGGTGATCGTTACTGTATCTATGATAAAGCACATCAGCGATTCCGTAAATTAACCCGTAATGACTTATTTGTTACTTTATTCTCCTTTATACCTAGAAGAATAAGACAAAAGATGGTTAATAGAGTTAGGCAGCATAGTCAGAATAATCGTACTAAATCAACAGCTATGATGGCTATTGAGCCTAAAGCTATGTTAAGTCATATGCAGCAACATCAAGTTAAGACACTTATTCACGGTCACACACACCAACCTGGCTTAGTAAAACATACATTTCAGGGTGATCAATTTGAGCAATATGTGTTGAGTGACTGGGATGACAAGCCGCAAATATTGTGTTATCATAAAGCAAAGGGTTTTTATTTTAATCAAATTTTGTTATAG
- the ndk gene encoding nucleoside-diphosphate kinase: MAAEFTLSIIKPDAVKKSVIGEIYTRFEKAGLNIVAAKMAQLSREQAEGFYAVHKERPFFNDLVTFMISGPVMIQVLHGENAIAKNREIMGATNPKEAAKGTIRADFADSIDANAVHGSDSAETAAQEIAFFFEPHEICVRQ; this comes from the coding sequence ATGGCTGCTGAATTTACTTTGTCTATAATTAAGCCTGACGCTGTGAAAAAATCAGTAATTGGTGAAATTTATACTCGTTTTGAAAAGGCTGGCTTAAATATTGTTGCTGCAAAAATGGCACAATTGTCACGTGAGCAAGCAGAAGGCTTTTATGCGGTGCATAAAGAGCGTCCTTTTTTTAATGATTTAGTGACGTTTATGATTTCTGGCCCTGTTATGATTCAAGTCTTACATGGTGAAAATGCGATTGCTAAAAATCGTGAGATTATGGGTGCTACTAATCCAAAAGAAGCAGCTAAAGGAACAATTCGTGCGGATTTTGCTGACAGCATTGATGCTAACGCTGTACATGGTTCAGATAGCGCTGAAACAGCGGCGCAAGAAATAGCCTTTTTTTTTGAACCACATGAAATTTGTGTAAGACAGTAA
- the pilW gene encoding type IV pilus biogenesis/stability protein PilW: protein MFRVVQLLFLLILLGLQGCQINSEERAEKALQVTKRNNTAAYNIQLGLGYLQKGNRPRAKKKLLKALELSPKSPEANAAMAFYMEKTGEINEAKVFYKKALALAPESGVQLNNYGTFLCRIGSYQEAENYFLKAVNDVKYIHTAGAYENAGLCAAAIPDYVKAENYFLKALEQDPGRKQSLVELVSIQLKQSKPDKALNYLQKYHEISLSDQALLSLAAEVANKAGKTDLEADYKLRLSRLSYLTNNSGVINEYNNNNG from the coding sequence TTGTTTAGAGTAGTACAGTTATTATTTTTACTGATTTTACTAGGTTTACAGGGATGCCAGATTAATAGTGAAGAGAGGGCTGAAAAGGCTTTGCAAGTTACCAAACGTAATAATACAGCAGCTTATAATATTCAGCTAGGTTTAGGCTATCTTCAGAAAGGTAACCGTCCCAGGGCAAAAAAGAAACTTCTTAAAGCCTTAGAATTATCACCAAAATCGCCAGAAGCAAATGCAGCCATGGCATTTTATATGGAAAAAACAGGTGAGATTAATGAAGCTAAAGTTTTTTATAAGAAAGCACTGGCTTTAGCGCCTGAAAGTGGCGTGCAGTTAAATAATTATGGCACTTTTCTTTGCCGTATTGGTTCTTACCAAGAGGCAGAAAATTATTTTTTGAAAGCTGTGAATGATGTTAAGTATATTCATACAGCCGGTGCTTATGAGAATGCAGGTTTGTGTGCTGCTGCTATTCCTGATTATGTGAAAGCCGAAAATTATTTTCTAAAAGCTTTAGAGCAAGATCCAGGGCGTAAGCAGTCACTTGTTGAATTAGTATCTATTCAACTTAAGCAAAGTAAGCCTGACAAAGCTCTAAATTATTTGCAAAAATATCATGAAATATCACTGAGTGATCAGGCTTTATTAAGCTTGGCTGCAGAAGTGGCAAATAAAGCAGGAAAAACTGATTTAGAAGCCGATTATAAGTTACGGTTAAGTAGACTATCTTACTTAACGAATAATTCTGGAGTAATAAATGAGTACAACAACAATAATGGATGA